The following are encoded in a window of Mycolicibacterium tusciae JS617 genomic DNA:
- a CDS encoding Gfo/Idh/MocA family protein: MSDLRVAVLGVGVMGADHVARLSTRISGARVVVVNDYVTDKAERIAATIAGCRAVVDPLDAIADPDVDAVVLATPGPTHEKQLLACLEHGKPVLCEKPLTTDIETSLAVVRREAELGKRLIQVGFMRRFDHEYARLKALLDGGELGRPLVLHCAHRNPAVPPSFDSAMIVRDSLVHEVDVTRFLFDEEIASIQIVKPAANPGAPQGLADPQIAIMRTASGKHVDVELFVTTGVAYEVRTEVVAEKGSAMIGLDVGLVSKTAPGHWGGRITPGFRERFGQAYDTEFQRWVDAVRSGVNVDGPDAWDGYAAAAVCEAGVESLHSGLPVEVTMVDRASISASLT, from the coding sequence GTGTCCGACTTACGTGTTGCCGTTCTGGGTGTCGGCGTGATGGGTGCCGATCACGTTGCCCGGCTGAGCACCAGAATCTCCGGCGCGCGGGTCGTCGTCGTCAACGACTACGTCACCGACAAGGCCGAACGGATCGCGGCGACCATCGCCGGCTGCCGCGCCGTCGTCGACCCACTCGACGCCATAGCCGATCCGGACGTCGACGCGGTGGTGCTCGCCACCCCGGGACCGACCCATGAGAAGCAACTGCTCGCCTGCCTCGAACACGGCAAGCCCGTGCTCTGCGAGAAGCCGTTGACCACCGACATCGAGACGTCCCTTGCGGTCGTGAGACGTGAGGCAGAACTCGGCAAGCGGTTGATCCAGGTGGGCTTCATGCGCAGGTTCGACCACGAGTACGCGCGGTTGAAGGCACTGCTCGACGGCGGTGAACTCGGACGCCCGCTGGTGCTGCACTGCGCACACCGCAATCCGGCCGTACCGCCGTCCTTCGACAGCGCGATGATCGTGCGCGACTCGCTGGTGCACGAGGTGGATGTGACCCGATTCCTGTTCGACGAGGAGATCGCCTCGATCCAGATCGTCAAGCCAGCAGCCAATCCCGGTGCACCGCAGGGTCTCGCCGACCCGCAGATCGCGATCATGCGTACCGCGTCCGGCAAGCACGTCGACGTGGAACTGTTCGTCACCACCGGGGTCGCCTACGAGGTCCGCACCGAGGTGGTGGCCGAGAAGGGCAGCGCGATGATCGGTCTGGACGTCGGTCTGGTGAGCAAGACGGCACCGGGTCACTGGGGCGGCCGGATCACGCCCGGGTTCCGGGAGCGCTTCGGGCAGGCCTACGACACCGAGTTCCAGCGCTGGGTCGACGCGGTGCGATCGGGCGTCAACGTCGATGGTCCGGACGCCTGGGACGGCTACGCCGCCGCCGCGGTGTGCGAGGCCGGCGTCGAGTCGCTCCACAGCGGACTGCCCGTCGAGGTCACGATGGTCGACCGCGCATCGATTTCGGCGAGCCTGACATGA
- a CDS encoding Cgl0159 family (beta/alpha)8-fold protein — protein MSRSTSEPLCTDYAGITELRASEPGAIARAWQDRLTRPTIRGNGRLMIVAADHPARGALSVGTRPTAMNSRIDLLDRLRAALADPGVDGVLATPDILDDLVLLGALDDKVVFSSFNRGGLAGASFELDDRMTAATAASTATARMNGGKMLCRIDLDDAGTVATMAACAQAVDELAALGLIAMLEPFMSCRVDGKIRNDLSPDAVIKSIHIAQGIGSTSAYTWMKLPVVGEMDRVMDSTTLPTLLLGGDPTDPDEAFASWEKALGLPSVRGLIVGRTLLYPPDGDVSSAVATAVSMVR, from the coding sequence ATGTCTAGGTCAACATCTGAGCCGCTCTGCACCGACTACGCGGGGATCACCGAGCTGCGCGCCAGCGAACCCGGCGCGATCGCTCGCGCCTGGCAGGACCGCCTCACCCGGCCGACCATCAGGGGCAACGGTCGCCTGATGATCGTCGCGGCCGACCACCCCGCCCGCGGCGCCCTCTCCGTCGGCACTCGCCCCACCGCGATGAACAGCCGGATCGACCTGCTCGACCGGTTACGTGCGGCCCTTGCCGACCCCGGCGTCGACGGCGTCCTGGCCACCCCGGACATTCTCGACGACCTGGTGCTACTCGGTGCGCTCGACGACAAGGTGGTGTTCTCGTCGTTCAATCGCGGCGGACTGGCCGGCGCGTCTTTCGAACTCGACGACAGGATGACGGCCGCCACCGCAGCATCCACCGCCACGGCGAGGATGAACGGCGGGAAGATGTTGTGCCGCATCGATCTCGACGATGCGGGAACCGTCGCGACCATGGCCGCGTGCGCACAGGCGGTGGACGAACTGGCCGCCCTGGGTCTCATCGCGATGCTCGAGCCGTTCATGTCCTGCCGCGTCGACGGGAAGATCCGCAATGACCTGTCCCCCGATGCGGTGATCAAGTCGATTCACATCGCCCAGGGCATCGGCTCGACCTCGGCGTACACCTGGATGAAGCTGCCGGTGGTCGGAGAAATGGATAGAGTAATGGACTCCACCACGTTGCCAACGCTGCTGCTCGGCGGCGACCCCACCGATCCCGACGAGGCCTTCGCCAGTTGGGAGAAGGCGCTTGGTCTGCCATCGGTACGTGGGCTCATCGTCGGACGCACGCTGCTCTATCCCCCCGATGGCGACGTCTCCTCCGCCGTCGCCACCGCAGTATCGATGGTGAGGTGA
- a CDS encoding sugar phosphate isomerase/epimerase family protein, producing the protein MKIALDPTPFHHDFDLLDFPKLVAELGYEHLQLTPHRDFIPFFNHPRTDDNLVAKFRKACSDAGVGIASVLPVLRWSGPDEDAREAAVRNWKRVIQITVDLGVNVINTEFSGRPEKPEESERAFFRSMEELMPIFEREGIDVRIDPHPDDFVEDGMEALRIIRGVNSPNIGFVFVACHAFHLRGTTGGSITEIMRAAGEKLRLVHVADTMDHHRSHGLRYITNPPGNPVRVHQHLKIGDGDVDWDEFFGGLAEIGFYDRPETVMVSSVFAEDETAHDVSRYQLKTMTEYIAKFKEG; encoded by the coding sequence ATGAAGATCGCACTCGACCCGACACCGTTTCACCACGACTTCGACCTACTCGACTTCCCGAAGCTGGTGGCGGAGTTGGGCTATGAGCACCTGCAGCTGACACCCCACCGAGATTTCATCCCGTTTTTCAACCATCCGCGCACCGACGACAACCTCGTGGCGAAGTTCCGCAAGGCATGTTCGGATGCGGGCGTCGGCATCGCGTCGGTGCTGCCGGTGCTGAGGTGGTCGGGCCCCGACGAGGACGCCCGAGAGGCCGCGGTGCGCAACTGGAAGCGGGTCATTCAGATCACGGTCGACCTCGGCGTCAATGTGATCAACACCGAGTTCTCCGGACGGCCCGAGAAGCCCGAGGAGTCCGAGCGGGCGTTCTTCCGGTCGATGGAGGAACTCATGCCGATCTTCGAGCGGGAGGGCATCGACGTCCGGATCGACCCGCACCCAGACGATTTCGTCGAGGACGGAATGGAGGCGCTACGCATCATCCGCGGAGTGAACTCGCCCAACATCGGCTTTGTTTTTGTTGCCTGCCACGCGTTTCACCTGCGGGGCACGACGGGCGGCTCGATCACCGAGATCATGCGTGCCGCAGGCGAGAAGTTGCGGTTGGTCCACGTCGCCGACACGATGGACCACCACCGCAGCCACGGCCTGCGCTACATCACCAATCCGCCAGGTAATCCGGTGCGGGTCCACCAGCACCTGAAGATCGGCGACGGCGACGTCGACTGGGACGAGTTCTTCGGCGGCCTGGCCGAAATCGGGTTCTACGACCGGCCCGAAACCGTGATGGTGTCGTCGGTGTTCGCCGAGGACGAGACCGCACACGACGTCTCGCGCTACCAACTGAAGACCATGACCGAATACATCGCGAAGTTTAAGGAAGGTTGA
- the iolC gene encoding 5-dehydro-2-deoxygluconokinase: MTTTQPHDVLAIGRCGVDVYPLQIGVGLEDVETFGKFLGGSAANVAVAAARLGNRSALISGVGADPFGRYVSNELARLGVDNRYVVTNDEYPTPVTFCEIFPPDDFPLYFYRRPKAPDLQIGAADIDGDAVRAARLYWSTVTGLSEEPSRSAHFAAWSARDERSREEDQHRNRAPLTVLDLDYRPMFWDSPAAATEQVQRALAHVTIAVGNREECEIAVGESNPHKAAEALLDLGVELAIVKQGPRGVLGKTKHSSVTVAPNEVDVVNGLGAGDAFGGSLCHGLLHGWSLEKTLRYANAAGAIVASRLECSTAMPTAAEVAELAERTALGAVNV, translated from the coding sequence TTGACGACTACACAGCCACATGACGTACTCGCCATCGGGCGATGCGGCGTCGATGTCTACCCGCTGCAGATCGGCGTGGGCCTGGAAGACGTCGAGACCTTCGGCAAGTTCCTCGGCGGCAGCGCCGCCAACGTCGCGGTTGCCGCAGCGCGACTCGGTAATCGCTCGGCCCTGATCTCCGGCGTGGGCGCCGACCCGTTCGGAAGGTACGTCAGTAACGAACTGGCACGACTGGGTGTCGACAACCGATATGTGGTGACCAACGACGAGTACCCGACGCCTGTCACCTTCTGTGAGATCTTTCCGCCCGATGATTTTCCGCTGTACTTCTACCGTCGTCCCAAGGCACCCGATCTGCAGATCGGCGCTGCCGATATCGACGGCGACGCCGTGCGCGCGGCCCGGCTTTACTGGTCGACGGTCACCGGACTCTCCGAAGAGCCAAGCCGCAGCGCACATTTCGCCGCGTGGTCGGCTCGTGATGAGCGCTCGCGCGAAGAGGATCAGCATCGCAACCGAGCACCGTTGACGGTCCTGGACCTCGACTACCGCCCGATGTTCTGGGATTCGCCCGCTGCGGCCACCGAGCAGGTGCAGCGTGCGCTGGCCCACGTCACTATCGCGGTGGGCAATCGCGAGGAGTGTGAGATCGCCGTCGGAGAATCCAACCCGCACAAGGCGGCCGAAGCACTCTTGGACCTCGGAGTCGAGCTGGCGATCGTGAAGCAGGGGCCCCGCGGCGTCCTCGGCAAGACCAAGCACAGCTCGGTGACGGTTGCGCCCAACGAGGTCGACGTCGTCAACGGGCTCGGCGCCGGAGATGCGTTCGGCGGCAGCCTGTGCCACGGCCTCCTGCACGGCTGGTCGCTAGAGAAGACTCTGCGCTACGCCAACGCCGCGGGCGCCATCGTCGCCTCCCGGCTGGAGTGCTCGACCGCGATGCCGACCGCCGCCGAGGTAGCCGAGCTCGCCGAGCGGACCGCTCTGGGAGCTGTCAATGTCTAG
- a CDS encoding CoA-acylating methylmalonate-semialdehyde dehydrogenase, with product MTQSKTIQHWIDNKVFAGASSATAPVTNPATGDVTGQVALASVEDARAVIDAAAAAFPAWRDTSLAKRTQVLFRFRELLNERKGELAEIITSEHGKVVSDALGEVSRGQEVVEFACGIPHLLKGGFTENASTKVDVYSIRQPLGVVGVISPFNFPAMVPMWFFPIAIATGNTVVLKPSEKDPSASLWIADLWAEAGLPPGVFNVLQGDKTAVDELLTNHKVKSVSFVGSTPIAKYVYATGTAHDKRVQALGGAKNHAVILPDADLDLAADAMVNAGFGSAGERCMAISACVAVGPIADDLVAKIAERTTPLKIGDGTKGSDMGPLVTKAHRDKVASYIDAGEADGAKIVVDGRNVTADGGQDGFWLGPTLIDQVTPEMSIYTDEIFGPVLSVLRVESYDEAMELVNSNPYGNGTAIFTNDGGAARRFQNEVQVGMVGINVPIPVPMAYYSFGGWKASLFGDSHAHGMDGVQFFTRQKAITSRWLDPSHGGIELGFPQNA from the coding sequence ATGACACAGAGCAAGACAATTCAGCACTGGATCGACAACAAAGTCTTCGCCGGCGCCAGCAGCGCGACCGCGCCGGTGACCAACCCGGCGACCGGCGACGTGACGGGGCAGGTGGCACTGGCCAGCGTGGAGGACGCTCGCGCGGTGATCGACGCCGCCGCCGCCGCATTCCCCGCGTGGCGCGACACCTCGCTCGCTAAAAGGACTCAAGTGCTGTTCCGATTCAGGGAACTGCTCAACGAGCGCAAAGGTGAGCTTGCCGAGATCATCACCAGCGAGCACGGCAAGGTCGTCTCCGACGCGCTCGGTGAGGTGAGCCGCGGCCAGGAGGTCGTCGAGTTCGCCTGCGGCATCCCGCATCTGCTCAAGGGTGGCTTCACCGAGAACGCCTCGACCAAGGTCGACGTCTACTCGATCCGCCAGCCCCTCGGCGTCGTCGGCGTGATCAGCCCGTTCAACTTCCCCGCCATGGTGCCCATGTGGTTCTTCCCCATCGCCATCGCGACCGGCAACACCGTCGTGCTCAAGCCGTCGGAGAAGGACCCGAGCGCGTCACTGTGGATAGCCGACCTGTGGGCCGAAGCCGGCCTGCCGCCGGGAGTCTTCAACGTGTTGCAGGGCGACAAGACCGCTGTCGACGAGCTACTGACCAATCACAAGGTCAAGTCGGTGTCGTTCGTGGGCTCGACCCCGATCGCGAAGTACGTCTACGCCACCGGAACCGCTCACGACAAGCGCGTCCAGGCCCTGGGCGGGGCGAAGAACCACGCGGTGATTCTCCCGGACGCCGACCTGGACCTCGCCGCCGACGCGATGGTCAACGCCGGCTTCGGTTCCGCCGGCGAGCGCTGCATGGCGATCTCCGCGTGTGTGGCCGTCGGCCCGATCGCCGACGACCTGGTCGCCAAGATCGCCGAGCGCACCACGCCGTTGAAGATCGGCGACGGCACCAAGGGTTCCGATATGGGCCCGTTGGTCACCAAGGCCCACCGGGACAAGGTGGCTTCCTACATCGACGCGGGCGAGGCGGACGGCGCCAAGATCGTGGTCGACGGCCGCAACGTGACGGCCGATGGCGGGCAGGACGGCTTCTGGTTGGGCCCCACGCTGATCGATCAAGTGACCCCCGAGATGAGCATCTACACCGATGAGATCTTCGGTCCGGTGCTGTCGGTCCTCCGCGTCGAGAGCTACGACGAAGCGATGGAACTGGTGAACTCCAATCCCTATGGGAATGGCACCGCGATCTTCACCAACGACGGCGGTGCCGCGCGGCGCTTCCAGAACGAGGTTCAGGTCGGCATGGTGGGCATCAACGTGCCGATCCCGGTTCCGATGGCGTACTACAGCTTCGGCGGTTGGAAGGCCTCGCTGTTCGGCGACAGTCATGCCCATGGCATGGACGGTGTGCAGTTCTTCACCCGGCAGAAGGCCATCACCAGTCGCTGGCTCGACCCGAGTCACGGCGGTATTGAACTGGGCTTCCCGCAGAACGCCTGA
- the iolD gene encoding 3D-(3,5/4)-trihydroxycyclohexane-1,2-dione acylhydrolase (decyclizing), whose product MVSTAPKRAEKMPDTETSVRLTVAQATIRFLANQYVERDGERTKFFAGALGIFGHGNVAGLGQALLQDEVEAAAAGAEPGLKYVLGRNEQAMVHTAVAYARQKDRLQTWAVTASVGPGSTNMLTGAALATINRLPVLLLPADTFATRVSAPVLQELELPSSGDVTVNDAFKPLSRYFDRVWRPEQLPAALIGAMRVLTDPVETGAATVSIPQDVQAEAFDWPESLFAERTWHVARPLPEPSVIARAAEILRSARKPMIVAGGGVVYSGATDALATFCAQTGIPVGMSQAGKGALPYDHPQCMGAIGSTGTTAANALASEADVVIGIGTRYSDFTSASRTAFNNPDVRFVNINVASLDSVKQGALSVVADAFEAIEALGTAVDGYSVDDEYLARTAALAKEWDDIVSGVYAVEDGAALNQNQVIGLANTLSDPRDVVVCAAGSMPGDLHKLWRTRDPKGYHVEYGYSCMGYEVAGGLGVRMADDTRDVFVMVGDGSYLMMATELVTAVQEGVKVIVVLVQNHGFASIGSLSEALGSQRFGTAYRYRSDDGRLDGAKLPVDLAANAASLGADVIKVGTAAEFADAVKVAKASDRTTVIHVETDPLTPAPDSESWWDVPVSEVSTLTSTQEAYKTYAEWKKIQRPLINPTD is encoded by the coding sequence ATGGTTTCCACCGCACCGAAGCGGGCCGAGAAGATGCCAGACACCGAGACGTCCGTCCGACTCACGGTGGCGCAGGCGACGATTCGCTTCCTGGCCAACCAATATGTCGAACGCGACGGCGAGCGCACCAAGTTCTTCGCAGGCGCCCTGGGCATCTTCGGACATGGCAACGTCGCAGGCCTCGGCCAGGCGCTGCTGCAGGACGAGGTCGAAGCCGCCGCAGCCGGCGCCGAACCGGGCCTCAAGTACGTGCTGGGCCGTAACGAGCAGGCCATGGTCCACACGGCCGTCGCATACGCCCGCCAGAAGGATCGGCTGCAAACCTGGGCAGTCACCGCCAGCGTCGGCCCCGGCTCGACGAACATGCTCACGGGCGCGGCGCTCGCAACGATCAACCGGCTGCCCGTTCTTCTACTGCCCGCCGACACCTTTGCCACCCGCGTCAGCGCGCCAGTGCTGCAAGAGTTGGAGCTGCCGTCCTCTGGCGACGTCACGGTCAACGACGCCTTCAAGCCGCTGTCCCGGTACTTCGACCGGGTGTGGCGGCCCGAACAGCTGCCCGCCGCGCTTATCGGCGCGATGCGGGTGCTCACCGATCCCGTCGAGACCGGTGCTGCGACGGTGTCCATCCCCCAGGACGTGCAGGCCGAGGCATTCGACTGGCCAGAATCGCTGTTCGCCGAACGCACCTGGCATGTCGCACGACCGCTACCTGAGCCCTCCGTCATCGCACGCGCCGCCGAAATCCTCCGCAGCGCACGCAAGCCGATGATCGTCGCCGGCGGTGGCGTCGTGTACTCCGGTGCGACCGACGCGCTTGCCACATTCTGCGCGCAGACCGGTATCCCGGTCGGGATGAGCCAGGCAGGCAAGGGCGCACTCCCCTACGACCATCCACAGTGCATGGGCGCTATCGGATCGACCGGCACCACCGCAGCCAACGCGCTGGCCTCCGAGGCTGACGTGGTGATCGGGATCGGAACTCGCTACAGCGATTTCACCTCAGCATCGAGGACCGCCTTCAACAACCCCGATGTCAGGTTCGTCAACATCAATGTGGCGTCGCTGGACTCGGTCAAACAGGGCGCCCTCTCGGTGGTGGCCGATGCCTTCGAGGCGATCGAGGCGCTGGGCACGGCAGTCGATGGATACTCGGTCGACGACGAATACCTCGCCCGGACTGCGGCTCTGGCAAAGGAATGGGACGACATCGTCTCGGGCGTATACGCGGTCGAGGATGGCGCAGCGTTGAACCAGAACCAGGTGATCGGCCTCGCTAACACCCTCAGCGATCCGCGCGACGTCGTGGTCTGCGCCGCAGGCTCGATGCCGGGAGACTTACATAAGCTTTGGCGGACAAGGGATCCCAAGGGCTATCACGTCGAGTACGGCTACTCTTGCATGGGTTACGAGGTGGCCGGCGGACTCGGGGTCAGGATGGCCGACGACACGCGTGACGTGTTCGTCATGGTGGGCGATGGCTCCTACCTGATGATGGCCACCGAACTGGTGACAGCCGTCCAGGAAGGCGTCAAGGTCATTGTGGTGCTGGTACAGAACCACGGGTTCGCGTCGATCGGATCGTTGTCGGAAGCCCTTGGCTCGCAGCGGTTCGGCACCGCATACCGCTACCGCAGCGACGACGGCCGCCTCGATGGCGCCAAGTTGCCGGTGGATCTCGCCGCCAACGCGGCCAGCCTCGGCGCCGACGTCATCAAGGTCGGCACCGCCGCGGAGTTCGCCGATGCCGTCAAGGTGGCCAAGGCCAGCGATCGCACCACGGTGATCCATGTCGAGACCGATCCGCTGACTCCGGCGCCGGACAGCGAGTCCTGGTGGGACGTGCCGGTGTCCGAGGTCTCCACCCTGACTTCCACCCAGGAGGCGTACAAGACGTACGCCGAATGGAAGAAGATCCAACGCCCCCTGATCAACCCGACTGATTGA
- a CDS encoding TIM barrel protein produces the protein MTDFELAVCSEMVFTELPIIERVRRIDDMGFAVEIWSWHDKDLEALAATGARFTSMTGYLHGDLIDPVSCDEVVRTADLSVKAAATLGVSRLNLHTAELVDGRAARPRHRVTGEMWLTAQRTLERIGDLGADAGVQFCVENLNTIVDHPGVPLARAKDTLALIEGVAHPNVKMMLDLYHAQIGEGNLIELIRRCGDAIGEIQVADVPGRCEPGTGEINYPAIAKALRDIGFAGTVGMEAWASGDSVAALEAFRAAFS, from the coding sequence ATGACGGACTTTGAGCTGGCCGTGTGTTCGGAGATGGTCTTCACCGAGTTACCGATCATCGAGCGCGTGCGCCGGATCGATGACATGGGCTTCGCCGTCGAGATCTGGAGTTGGCACGACAAGGACCTGGAAGCACTCGCCGCCACCGGGGCGAGGTTCACCTCGATGACGGGATATCTGCACGGTGACCTGATCGATCCGGTCTCGTGTGACGAGGTGGTCCGCACGGCGGATCTGTCCGTCAAAGCCGCTGCAACACTGGGTGTTTCGAGGCTCAATCTGCACACCGCCGAGCTTGTCGACGGTAGAGCGGCACGGCCGCGGCATCGGGTGACGGGCGAGATGTGGCTGACCGCGCAGCGCACCCTGGAGCGCATCGGCGACCTCGGCGCCGATGCCGGCGTGCAATTCTGCGTGGAGAACCTCAACACGATCGTCGACCATCCCGGCGTCCCGCTGGCCCGCGCGAAGGACACCCTGGCGCTGATCGAGGGCGTGGCGCATCCCAACGTGAAGATGATGCTCGACCTGTACCACGCTCAGATCGGCGAGGGGAATCTCATCGAGCTGATCCGCCGTTGCGGCGACGCGATCGGTGAAATCCAGGTCGCCGACGTTCCGGGTCGATGTGAGCCGGGAACAGGTGAGATCAACTACCCCGCTATCGCGAAGGCGCTGCGCGACATCGGTTTCGCCGGCACCGTCGGCATGGAGGCGTGGGCATCCGGTGACAGCGTTGCCGCGCTGGAAGCCTTCCGCGCCGCGTTCTCTTAG
- a CDS encoding sugar phosphate isomerase/epimerase family protein, with protein sequence MSTILVGSAPDSWGVWFPDDPGQTPYTRFLDEVAASGYEWIELGPFGYLPTDPQKLSDELASRNLKLSAGTVFEHLHQSSSRGDEAWNSVWTQIEDVARLTAAVGGKHVVVIPEMWRDPSTGAVLEDRNLTPDQWRKKTEGMNELGKAVFEKYGVRAQYHPHADSHVDTEENVYRFLDGTDGEFVNLCLDTGHISYCGGDNIAIIRRAPERIGYLHLKQVDPEVRAKVEAEDLPFGEAVKLGAMIEPPLGIPEMPPLLEEIDKLGIDVFAIVEQDMYPCEVDAPLPIAQRTRSYLGSCGVPSVRFN encoded by the coding sequence TTGAGCACCATTCTTGTTGGATCGGCACCCGACTCATGGGGCGTGTGGTTCCCCGATGATCCCGGCCAGACGCCGTACACGCGCTTTCTCGACGAGGTCGCCGCGTCGGGTTACGAGTGGATCGAACTCGGACCGTTCGGCTATCTGCCGACGGATCCGCAGAAGCTGTCCGACGAACTGGCCTCACGCAATCTCAAGCTGTCCGCGGGAACGGTCTTCGAGCACCTGCACCAGTCCTCGTCTCGTGGAGATGAGGCATGGAACTCAGTATGGACGCAGATCGAGGACGTGGCGAGACTGACCGCGGCCGTCGGCGGCAAGCACGTGGTCGTCATCCCCGAGATGTGGCGCGACCCGTCCACCGGCGCGGTGCTCGAGGACCGCAACCTCACGCCCGACCAGTGGCGCAAGAAGACCGAGGGCATGAATGAACTCGGCAAGGCCGTGTTCGAGAAGTATGGCGTCCGTGCGCAATACCATCCACATGCCGACAGCCATGTCGACACCGAGGAAAACGTCTACCGCTTCCTCGACGGCACGGATGGCGAGTTCGTCAACCTCTGTCTGGACACCGGGCACATCAGCTACTGCGGGGGCGACAACATCGCGATCATCCGCCGCGCGCCGGAGCGTATCGGGTATCTGCATCTCAAGCAGGTCGATCCCGAGGTTCGGGCGAAGGTGGAAGCCGAGGACCTGCCGTTCGGTGAGGCGGTCAAGCTCGGCGCGATGATCGAACCGCCGCTGGGCATCCCGGAGATGCCGCCGCTGCTCGAAGAAATCGACAAGCTCGGCATCGACGTGTTCGCGATCGTCGAGCAGGACATGTATCCCTGCGAGGTCGACGCACCGCTGCCGATCGCCCAGCGCACCCGGTCCTATCTGGGGTCCTGTGGCGTGCCGTCTGTCCGCTTCAACTAG
- a CDS encoding GntR family transcriptional regulator: MPLTVELDRSSPVPLYYQLAQAIEAAIRDGELSPGDRFENELALAKRLTLSRPTTRRAIQELVDKGLLVRKRGVGTQVVQNPVHRRVELTSLFDDLARAGQEPTTQLLDYTVGRPDEEVARELSIPGDREVVTIHRLRCANGEPLAVMINHLPVEIAPDAGELEKVGLYQAMRSRGVHIRLARQRIGARGATRSEARLLDEKAGAPLLTMARTAFDDSGTAVEFGNHCYRAARYYFDTTLVDR; the protein is encoded by the coding sequence GTGCCCTTGACGGTGGAGCTCGACAGGTCAAGCCCTGTTCCCCTCTACTATCAGCTCGCCCAGGCGATAGAAGCGGCAATACGCGATGGCGAACTCTCACCCGGTGACCGCTTCGAGAACGAGTTGGCTTTGGCGAAGCGATTGACGTTGTCGCGGCCGACCACGAGGCGTGCGATACAGGAGCTCGTCGACAAAGGTCTGCTGGTTCGCAAGCGTGGGGTGGGGACTCAGGTCGTCCAGAACCCGGTGCACAGGCGCGTCGAGCTGACAAGCCTTTTCGACGACCTCGCCCGCGCCGGCCAGGAGCCGACCACTCAGCTGTTGGACTACACGGTCGGGCGTCCCGACGAGGAGGTCGCGCGTGAGCTCAGCATTCCCGGGGACCGCGAGGTGGTCACCATTCATCGACTGCGGTGCGCCAACGGCGAACCACTGGCGGTGATGATCAACCATCTGCCGGTCGAGATCGCACCCGATGCCGGGGAGTTGGAGAAGGTCGGCCTGTACCAGGCGATGCGATCGCGCGGTGTGCACATTCGGCTGGCGCGCCAGCGAATCGGTGCGCGCGGCGCGACGCGGTCTGAGGCGCGCCTGCTCGACGAGAAGGCCGGCGCTCCGCTGCTTACGATGGCCCGCACCGCCTTCGACGATTCAGGCACTGCGGTCGAGTTCGGCAACCACTGCTACCGCGCCGCGCGCTACTACTTCGACACGACCCTGGTCGACCGCTAA
- the iolB gene encoding 5-deoxy-glucuronate isomerase: MHSKLYIPARSATPPYTVDITPASAGWTESSLQVIELDDGQRSELTTGGTEVMILPLAGGGTVECDGERFDLAPRASVFDGPSDMVYLGIDQTYVIAGVGRFAICGARAKNPFPNRRVAAADVSVELRGTGNCSRQVHNFGTAGVFEADSLIACEVITPGGNWSSYPAHKHDENTATQTELEEIYYFEFSPGPSLEGTAARGFGYHRVYGTPDRPIEVLEEVRTGDVVLVPHGYHGPSVAAPGYHMYYLNVMAGPGAERAWKIVDDPEHAWLRGTWDDQAVDPRLPLHQKAGDQTGA, translated from the coding sequence GTGCACAGCAAGCTCTACATCCCCGCACGCAGCGCAACGCCGCCGTACACGGTTGACATCACGCCGGCATCCGCCGGATGGACCGAATCGTCCTTGCAGGTAATCGAACTCGACGATGGTCAACGGTCCGAACTGACCACGGGCGGCACCGAGGTGATGATTCTGCCGCTGGCCGGCGGTGGCACCGTCGAATGCGACGGCGAGAGGTTCGACCTGGCGCCGCGGGCGTCGGTGTTCGACGGCCCCTCCGACATGGTGTACCTCGGCATCGACCAGACGTACGTCATCGCGGGCGTGGGCCGGTTCGCGATCTGCGGCGCCCGCGCCAAGAACCCGTTCCCGAACCGCCGCGTCGCCGCCGCAGACGTCTCCGTCGAACTGCGCGGCACCGGCAACTGCAGCCGTCAGGTGCACAACTTCGGCACCGCAGGGGTTTTCGAAGCCGACTCACTGATCGCCTGCGAGGTCATCACGCCCGGCGGCAACTGGTCGAGCTATCCCGCGCACAAACACGACGAGAACACCGCCACCCAAACGGAACTCGAGGAGATCTATTACTTCGAGTTTTCGCCAGGTCCTTCACTGGAAGGCACAGCAGCACGCGGATTTGGATACCACCGCGTGTACGGGACGCCGGACCGTCCGATCGAGGTGCTCGAAGAGGTGCGTACCGGAGACGTCGTGCTGGTGCCACACGGATATCACGGACCATCGGTCGCAGCGCCCGGCTATCACATGTACTACCTCAACGTCATGGCCGGACCAGGCGCCGAACGCGCATGGAAGATCGTCGATGACCCCGAACACGCCTGGCTGCGCGGCACGTGGGACGACCAGGCCGTCGACCCCCGCCTCCCACTGCATCAAAAAGCCGGCGACCAGACAGGAGCCTGA